CCGCTTCCGCGCCAGGCCGCTGCAATTGGAGCACTGGTCCGTAACCGCCGAATCCATCGTTCGGTTGCGGGACGGCCAAGAGCTTCCAGTGGATGCCTTGGACTTCATTGCCGAATTCCACGAGGCACTGGCCATCCGCCAGGAAATGCTGCCCGTGTACCTGGAGGAAATCAGCAGCACGCTGGCCAGCCACGCCTACAAGCAGGGCAAGCCCTTCACCTCGGCGCAGTTGGCTGCGGGCATCACCGGTGGTGCTGACCGGGCTGCGGACTTCCAAGCAATTGAGCACAGCATGACCGAGGGGCACCCGTGCTTCGTGGCCAACAATGGCCGGCTTGGATTCGGGATTGCCGACTACCACGCGTTCGCTCCGGAGACCGGTGCCACCGTGAAGCTGCAGTGGATTGCGGTGCACCGCAGCAAGGCTGTGTTCACATCGAGTGCCGGGTTGGATTACCGGACGCACTTCGAAGCTGAGCTCGGCCCGGCCATTCTTGCGTGGTTCAACGCGGAACTGTCCGCATCCGGGCTGGATCCCGAGGACTATCTCCTGATGCCGGTCCACCCGTGGCAGTGGGACAACAAGCTCACGGTGACGTTCGCGGCAGAAATCGCCCAGCGCCACATCGTGAACCTTGGCACCGGTGAAGATTCGTACCAGGCGCAGCAGTCCATCCGTACGTTCTTCAACACCGATTTCCCGGAGAAGGCCTACGTCAAGACGGCCATGTCCGTGCTGAACATGGGCTTCATGCGCGGCCTGTCTCCGCAGTACATGAAGGCAACGCCGGCCATCAATGACTGGCTGCAGGAACTGATCGGCAATGACCAGGAGCTCCAGAACCGGGGCTTGGCCATGATCCGTGAAACCGCGGCCATCGGCTACCACAACCACTACTACGAGGCTGCTTCGGCCAAGGGTTCGCCCTACCGCAAGATGCTCTCGGCCCTATGGAGGGAAAGTCCGCTCCCGTTGCTCAAGGACGGGCAGCAGCTGGCAACGATGGCGTCTTTGTTGCACGTGGATTCGTCCGGAAACTCCGTGGTTTCTGCCCTGATTTCCCGGTCCGGCCTGGCGCCCACCGAGTGGCTTCGCCGCTACTTCGAGGCCTACCTTGTGCCGCTGGTCCACTGCCTCTTCGAGTACGAGCTCGCCTTCATGCCCCACGGTGAGAACGTCATCCTGATCCTCGAAGACGGCGTGCCCGTCCGGGCGATCATGAAGGACATCGCCGAGGAAATCGTGGTCATGGGGGATCGGCTGGAACTTCCGGAGGAAGTCTCCCGCGTCAAGGCCGAGATCCCTGCCGAGGAAATGGTCCTGGCCATCTTCACGGACGTGTTCGACTGCATCTTCCGTTTCCTCGGGGCAATCCTTGTGGAGGACGGGACGCTGCGTGAAGACGAGTTCTGGGGAACTGCCGCGGCTGTGCTCCGCGAATACCAGCAGCGGCACCCGGAGCTTGCAGACCAGTTCGCCATGCACGATCTCTTTGCCCCGGACTTCGAGCTCTCCTGCCTCAACCGCCTGCAACTGAGGAACAACCAACAGATGTTGGACATCTCGGATCCCTCCGGTGGGCTCCAAATGGCAGGCCGCTTGGCCAACCCTTTGGCCAAGTTCGCCTAAGTTCCTGCGGTGAGGGGTTGGCTTTCGGCACTTTCGAGCGTTGAAAGGGGCGAAAGCTAACCCCTCGGCGCGTCAACAAGCGCCACAATCTCAGTTTCATACGCCTGCGAGGACGCCATCGATCCCCGGAACCAGCACACTGCGTGGACGGACGGGTCGCCTGGGACCACCATGGGCCGGAGGTTGTCCACGGTGGATCCCTCTGTGATGGCTTCCCACGTCCAGCTCGCGCCGGCATCGGATGTCACTCCGCGGTAGATCTCGTAGTGTTCTGTAGCTTTGCCCGTCCTCGGATCCACAGGTGCAGAGATATAGACCCGGTCCAGATCATTCGGGTCCACAGCACCCAGCCCGGTGTAGTCCTGCTCGTGCGGCAGCAAACCGGGACCGGCGACGGCGAGTGGATGCAGCTTCCAGCGCACCCCGTCAAAGCGGGCGTACAGCAGGCGGTGATCGTCGACGTCGAGCATTTGCTCCCGCTGCAGCGGACCGTTCACGTCGTTGGCCCGGCACGTGAGGATCGCCGCGAGTTCCGTGCCCCGCCGGCGAAGGTCAGTAGTCCAACCATGGGTGAGGACATCGCCGTCGAGCGTTGATCCTGCCTCGAAAACGGTGGTCAGGGCCGCCTGGTTGATCCCGGCTGAGCCGATGACGGGCTTGCTGACCACCTTGCCCTCGGCGTCGTGGAGTCCATCGCCCTGGATGTAGCCGTGGTAGATGCTGTTGTTGAAGTCGCGGGGGTGGTGGTCCGTGGTGATCAGGTCGATCCGGTCCGTGCCGTTGCTGACATATCGGGTGTAACCGTTGACGTAGCCGATTTTGGGGCGGGTGAAGAGCTTGCCGCCGTAGCTCCAGGTGCTGCCGTCGTCCTCGGAAATCATCAGTGTGGGGTCGTCGTTGATGGCGCGGACAAAATTGTAGACCCGGCCTTCGGCGCTTAAAGCGTGGAGGTTGGAGTAGGTGGCACCGCGGCCGTCGGCGAGTTCCGTCCAGTCGAACTGCTGCTCGGGCTCCCACTCGGACGCGTCGTGCGGCTTGGTGGACACGCGCCAGCGGGAATAGTTGTCCGTCTTGTGCTTGGCATACATGGCCACGTAACGACCGTCGGGCCGGATGAAGAGAGCCGGGGCGTTGTGGTCATCGGCCTCCAACCTTTCATGGAGTACGTGGACGCGGCTTTGGCCCGTAGCAAGGTTCACCACGGCAACTTCGATGTTGCCGCCACGCTCCGCACCACCCTGTCCTTCCGGGGCAGCAACCGAGCCCACCAGCAACGTGTTAGCGGCGGGGTCGATCAGTGCGCGCTCGTCCTGGAACCAGCACCACGCCCCGTTGTTGTTGAGGACAAGTGGACCTTGCAGGAAAGAGTTGACCATGGGAATCCTTTGCGGCTTTGCATCGTTTCAATTCCAGTGTGGGTACTAGTCTAGGCGCATGACGACTCGAGCCAATGAACTCACCGCCCTGGTTACCGGGGCCACCGCCGGGCTCGGTGCGGAATTCGCCCGCCGACTCGCCGAAGCCGGACACCACCTCGTCCTGGTAGCCCGCGACGAACAGCGCCTGAAAGAAACGGCCGAAGAGCTTGAACGCGACTTCAGTATCTCGGCGGAGGTTCTTTCCGCGGACCTGACCACCGACGTCGGCGTTTCAGCCGTCGCAGACCGTTTGCGGGACGCAACACGGCCCGTGGATGTCCTGGTTAACAATGCCGGCATCGGGCTGTTGAAGTCGTTCGAAAGGAATGAGCTGGACGAGGAACGCCGCCACTTGAGGCTCCACGTCCAGACACCCATGGAGCTGAGCCACGCGGCGCTGGAAGTCATGCTGGCCCGGGGGAAGGGGCGGATCATCAACGTTGCCAGCGTGGCAGCGTTCGCCAACAGGGGCACTTACTCCGCAGCGAAAG
This genomic interval from Paenarthrobacter aurescens TC1 contains the following:
- a CDS encoding oxidoreductase, short-chain dehydrogenase/reductase family (identified by match to protein family HMM PF00106), with the translated sequence MTTRANELTALVTGATAGLGAEFARRLAEAGHHLVLVARDEQRLKETAEELERDFSISAEVLSADLTTDVGVSAVADRLRDATRPVDVLVNNAGIGLLKSFERNELDEERRHLRLHVQTPMELSHAALEVMLARGKGRIINVASVAAFANRGTYSAAKAWQVTFSRWANITYAKSGVQVTAVCPGFTHTEFHDRMGMDKSVAPRFLWLTAERVVREGLEDNAQGKGVSIPTRRYKVVSFFARILPAKLTSGPPRRPLEP
- a CDS encoding hypothetical protein (identified by Glimmer2; putative), with translation MVNSFLQGPLVLNNNGAWCWFQDERALIDPAANTLLVGSVAAPEGQGGAERGGNIEVAVVNLATGQSRVHVLHERLEADDHNAPALFIRPDGRYVAMYAKHKTDNYSRWRVSTKPHDASEWEPEQQFDWTELADGRGATYSNLHALSAEGRVYNFVRAINDDPTLMISEDDGSTWSYGGKLFTRPKIGYVNGYTRYVSNGTDRIDLITTDHHPRDFNNSIYHGYIQGDGLHDAEGKVVSKPVIGSAGINQAALTTVFEAGSTLDGDVLTHGWTTDLRRRGTELAAILTCRANDVNGPLQREQMLDVDDHRLLYARFDGVRWKLHPLAVAGPGLLPHEQDYTGLGAVDPNDLDRVYISAPVDPRTGKATEHYEIYRGVTSDAGASWTWEAITEGSTVDNLRPMVVPGDPSVHAVCWFRGSMASSQAYETEIVALVDAPRG
- a CDS encoding putative siderophore synthetase component (identified by match to protein family HMM PF04183), translating into MTTTAHNATTTAVDTVSHLTPGRWAAANRHLVRKAIAEFAHERILVPELIREEGAGVGLYKVVSDDAATEYRFRARPLQLEHWSVTAESIVRLRDGQELPVDALDFIAEFHEALAIRQEMLPVYLEEISSTLASHAYKQGKPFTSAQLAAGITGGADRAADFQAIEHSMTEGHPCFVANNGRLGFGIADYHAFAPETGATVKLQWIAVHRSKAVFTSSAGLDYRTHFEAELGPAILAWFNAELSASGLDPEDYLLMPVHPWQWDNKLTVTFAAEIAQRHIVNLGTGEDSYQAQQSIRTFFNTDFPEKAYVKTAMSVLNMGFMRGLSPQYMKATPAINDWLQELIGNDQELQNRGLAMIRETAAIGYHNHYYEAASAKGSPYRKMLSALWRESPLPLLKDGQQLATMASLLHVDSSGNSVVSALISRSGLAPTEWLRRYFEAYLVPLVHCLFEYELAFMPHGENVILILEDGVPVRAIMKDIAEEIVVMGDRLELPEEVSRVKAEIPAEEMVLAIFTDVFDCIFRFLGAILVEDGTLREDEFWGTAAAVLREYQQRHPELADQFAMHDLFAPDFELSCLNRLQLRNNQQMLDISDPSGGLQMAGRLANPLAKFA